In the genome of Pseudomonas protegens, one region contains:
- a CDS encoding efflux RND transporter permease subunit — MTPASKGSFNLSEWAIKHQSFVWYLMFVALLMGVFSYLNLGREEDPSFTIKTMVIQTRWPGATQEETLKQVTDRIEKKLEELDSLDYVKSYTRPGESTVFVYLRDTTSAKDIPEIWYQVRKKINDIRGDFPQGLQGPGFNDEFGDVFGSVYAFTADGLSMRQLRDYVEQVRAQIREVPNLGKVEMVGEQDEVIYLNFSTRKLAALGIDQRQVLQSLQAQNAVTPAGVIEAGPERISVRTSGQFASEKDLATVNLRLNDRFYRLADIADISRGYVDPSTPLFRFNGQPAIGLAIAMKKGGNIQDFGKALHARMNELTADLPIGIGVHKVSDQAEVVQEAVGGFTSALFEAVIIVLVVSFISLGVRAGLVVACSIPLVLAMVFVFMEYSGITMQRISLGALIIALGLLVDDAMITVEMMVTRLEKGESKEQAATFAYTSTAFPMLTGTLVTVAGFVPIGLNASSAGEYTFTLFAVIAVAMLVSWIVAVLFAPVIGIHILSTNVKPHSEEPGRIGRAFNGGLLWAMRNRWWAIGITVLLFAASVFGMRFVQNQFFPSSDRPEILVDLNLPQNASINETRKAVDRLEATLKDDPDIERWSTYIGEGAIRFYLPLDQQLQNPYYAQLVIVSKGLEQRTALSERLRKRLREDFVGIGSYVQALEMGPPVGRPIQYRVSGKDIDQVRKHAIDLATELDQNTHIGEIIYDWNEPGKVLRIDIAQDKARQLGLSSEDVARLMNSIVSGSTVTQVHDDIYLINVVGRADDNERGSPETLQNLQIVTPSGTSIPLLAFATVGYELEQPLVWRRDRKPTITIKAAVRDAIQPTDLVKQLKPTIERFASSLPAGYSVATGGTVEESGKAQGPIAKVVPLMLFLMATFLMIQLHSVQKLFLVASVAPLGLIGVVLALVPTGTPMGFVAILGILALIGIIIRNSVILVTQIDDYEREGYHPWDAVLEATHHRRRPILLTAAAASLGMIPIAREVFWGPMAYAMIGGIIVATLLTLLFLPALYVAWYKIKEPSQDTDRDRPTAS, encoded by the coding sequence ATGACGCCTGCCAGCAAAGGAAGCTTCAACCTGTCCGAATGGGCGATCAAACATCAGTCCTTCGTCTGGTACCTGATGTTCGTCGCGCTGCTGATGGGGGTGTTTTCCTACCTGAACCTGGGGCGCGAGGAAGACCCGTCCTTCACCATCAAGACCATGGTGATCCAGACCCGCTGGCCCGGCGCGACCCAGGAAGAAACCCTGAAGCAGGTCACCGACCGCATCGAGAAAAAACTCGAAGAACTGGATTCGCTGGACTACGTGAAAAGCTACACCCGCCCCGGCGAGTCGACGGTGTTCGTCTACCTGCGCGACACCACCAGTGCCAAGGACATTCCCGAGATCTGGTATCAGGTGCGCAAGAAGATCAACGACATCCGCGGCGACTTTCCCCAGGGTTTGCAGGGCCCGGGTTTCAACGATGAATTCGGCGATGTGTTCGGCTCGGTCTATGCCTTCACCGCCGACGGCCTGAGCATGCGCCAGCTGCGCGACTACGTGGAGCAGGTCCGCGCGCAGATCCGCGAAGTGCCGAACCTGGGCAAGGTGGAGATGGTCGGCGAGCAGGACGAAGTCATCTACCTGAATTTTTCCACGCGCAAGCTGGCGGCCCTGGGCATCGACCAGCGCCAGGTCCTGCAAAGCCTGCAAGCGCAGAACGCGGTGACCCCGGCCGGGGTGATCGAGGCCGGGCCGGAGCGGATCTCGGTGCGCACTTCCGGGCAGTTCGCCTCGGAGAAGGACCTGGCCACGGTCAACCTGCGGCTCAACGACCGCTTCTATCGCTTGGCGGACATCGCCGACATCAGCCGCGGCTACGTCGACCCGTCCACGCCGCTGTTCCGCTTCAATGGCCAGCCGGCCATCGGCCTGGCGATTGCCATGAAGAAGGGCGGCAACATCCAGGACTTCGGCAAGGCCCTGCATGCGCGCATGAACGAGCTGACCGCCGACCTGCCGATCGGCATCGGCGTGCACAAGGTGTCCGATCAGGCCGAGGTGGTGCAGGAGGCGGTGGGCGGTTTCACCAGCGCCCTGTTCGAGGCGGTGATCATCGTCCTGGTGGTGAGTTTCATCAGCCTCGGGGTGCGCGCCGGGCTGGTGGTGGCCTGCTCGATTCCGCTGGTGCTGGCCATGGTCTTCGTGTTCATGGAGTACAGCGGCATCACCATGCAGCGGATCTCCCTGGGGGCCTTGATCATCGCCCTGGGGCTGCTGGTGGACGACGCCATGATCACCGTGGAAATGATGGTCACGCGCCTGGAGAAGGGCGAGAGCAAGGAGCAGGCGGCGACCTTCGCCTACACCTCCACCGCCTTCCCGATGCTCACCGGAACCCTGGTGACCGTGGCCGGCTTCGTGCCCATCGGCCTCAACGCCAGCTCCGCCGGCGAGTACACCTTCACCCTGTTCGCGGTGATCGCCGTGGCCATGCTGGTGTCGTGGATCGTCGCGGTGCTGTTCGCCCCGGTGATCGGCATCCACATCCTCAGTACCAACGTCAAACCCCACTCCGAGGAGCCGGGGCGCATCGGTCGGGCCTTCAATGGCGGCCTGTTGTGGGCCATGCGCAACCGCTGGTGGGCGATCGGCATCACCGTGCTGCTGTTCGCCGCCTCGGTGTTCGGCATGCGCTTCGTGCAGAACCAGTTCTTTCCGTCTTCCGACCGGCCGGAGATCCTGGTGGACCTCAACCTGCCGCAGAACGCCTCGATCAACGAGACGCGCAAGGCAGTGGACCGCCTGGAAGCGACCCTCAAGGACGACCCGGACATCGAGCGCTGGAGCACCTACATCGGCGAAGGCGCGATCCGTTTCTACCTGCCCCTGGACCAGCAACTGCAGAACCCCTACTACGCCCAGCTGGTGATCGTCAGCAAGGGCCTGGAGCAGCGCACCGCCCTGAGCGAGCGCTTGCGCAAGCGCCTGCGCGAAGACTTCGTCGGCATCGGCAGCTATGTGCAGGCCCTGGAAATGGGCCCGCCGGTGGGGCGGCCGATCCAGTACCGGGTCAGCGGCAAGGACATCGACCAGGTGCGCAAGCACGCCATCGACCTGGCCACCGAACTGGACCAGAACACGCACATCGGCGAGATCATCTACGACTGGAACGAGCCCGGCAAAGTGCTGCGCATCGACATCGCCCAGGACAAGGCGCGCCAGCTCGGGCTGTCCTCGGAGGATGTGGCGCGACTGATGAACAGCATCGTCAGCGGCTCCACTGTGACCCAGGTGCATGACGACATCTACCTGATCAACGTGGTCGGCCGCGCCGACGACAATGAACGCGGCTCCCCGGAAACCCTGCAGAACCTGCAGATCGTCACCCCCAGCGGCACCTCGATTCCGCTGCTGGCTTTTGCCACGGTGGGCTACGAACTGGAGCAGCCACTGGTATGGCGCCGCGACCGCAAGCCGACCATCACCATCAAGGCCGCGGTGCGCGACGCGATCCAGCCCACCGACCTGGTCAAGCAACTCAAGCCGACCATCGAGCGCTTCGCCTCCAGCCTGCCGGCCGGCTACTCGGTGGCCACCGGCGGCACCGTGGAGGAAAGCGGCAAGGCCCAGGGCCCGATCGCCAAGGTGGTGCCGCTGATGCTGTTCCTCATGGCGACCTTTCTGATGATCCAGCTGCACAGCGTGCAGAAGCTGTTCCTGGTGGCCAGCGTCGCGCCCCTGGGGCTGATCGGCGTGGTCCTGGCCCTGGTGCCCACCGGCACGCCCATGGGCTTTGTGGCGATCCTCGGGATCCTCGCGCTGATCGGCATCATCATCCGCAACTCGGTGATCCTGGTGACCCAGATCGACGACTACGAGCGCGAGGGCTATCACCCCTGGGACGCGGTGCTGGAAGCCACCCACCACCGGCGCCGGCCGATCCTGCTGACCGCCGCCGCGGCCAGCCTGGGGATGATCCCGATTGCCCGTGAAGTGTTCTGGGGGCCGATGGCCTACGCCATGATTGGCGGCATCATCGTTGCCACCTTGCTGACCTTGCTGTTCCTCCCGGCGCTGTACGTGGCCTGGTACAAGATCAAGGAGCCGAGCCAAGACACCGACCGCGACCGCCCCACGGCCTCGTAG
- a CDS encoding efflux RND transporter periplasmic adaptor subunit, which translates to MKRLLPLLCAAALLPGCSREEPAPEPVRPVLSIRVVAQSEESLGRFAGNIQARYETNLGFRVPGRIANRAVDVGAEVGPGDLLATLDPTDQQNQLRAAQGDLAKVEAQWINAQANARRQQELFDRGVGAQAQLDIAQTDLKTTGAALDQAKAALRQAQDQLNYSQLRSDHGGVVTAWNAEAGQVVTAGQQVVTLARPEIKEAVIDLPASLVDQLPADVEFKVAAQLDPSISTTATVREIEPQAQSATRTRRARLTLKDTPEAFRLGTAISVTLSSAIAPRTELPLSALQEVDGQTRIWVIDPQSQTVAPREIKVLSRDADSALIGQGVKPGERVVSAGVNSLKPGQKVKIDEDRAQ; encoded by the coding sequence ATGAAGCGCCTGCTGCCACTGTTGTGCGCCGCCGCCCTGCTACCGGGCTGCTCCAGGGAAGAACCGGCGCCGGAACCGGTGCGTCCGGTGCTGTCGATCCGGGTGGTGGCGCAGTCCGAGGAAAGCCTGGGGCGCTTTGCCGGTAACATCCAGGCCCGTTATGAAACCAACCTGGGCTTCCGGGTGCCGGGGCGCATCGCCAACCGCGCGGTCGATGTCGGCGCCGAAGTCGGCCCCGGGGACTTGCTGGCGACCCTCGACCCCACCGACCAGCAGAACCAGTTGCGGGCCGCCCAGGGCGACCTGGCCAAGGTCGAGGCGCAGTGGATCAACGCCCAGGCCAATGCCCGGCGCCAGCAGGAGCTGTTTGACCGTGGGGTCGGCGCCCAGGCGCAACTGGACATCGCCCAGACCGACCTGAAGACCACCGGCGCCGCCCTGGATCAGGCCAAGGCGGCGCTGCGCCAGGCCCAGGACCAGCTCAACTACAGCCAGTTGCGCAGCGATCACGGCGGCGTGGTCACCGCCTGGAACGCCGAAGCCGGACAGGTGGTGACCGCCGGCCAGCAGGTGGTGACCCTGGCCCGGCCGGAGATCAAGGAAGCGGTGATCGACCTGCCGGCGAGCCTGGTGGACCAACTGCCGGCGGACGTGGAATTCAAGGTCGCCGCACAACTGGACCCGAGCATCAGCACCACCGCCACCGTGCGCGAGATCGAGCCCCAGGCCCAGAGCGCGACCCGCACCCGGCGCGCGCGCCTGACCCTCAAGGACACCCCCGAGGCCTTTCGCCTGGGCACCGCCATCAGCGTGACCCTGAGCTCGGCCATCGCGCCGCGCACCGAGTTGCCGCTCAGTGCCCTGCAAGAGGTGGATGGCCAGACCCGGATCTGGGTCATCGACCCGCAGAGCCAGACCGTCGCCCCGCGTGAGATCAAGGTGCTCAGCCGCGACGCGGATTCGGCGCTGATCGGCCAAGGGGTCAAGCCCGGCGAGCGCGTGGTCAGTGCCGGGGTCAACAGCCTCAAGCCGGGGCAGAAAGTCAAAATCGACGAGGATCGCGCGCAATGA
- a CDS encoding efflux RND transporter periplasmic adaptor subunit, with the protein MTGLNSKWMVGLGLLALLGGCGAEKPTEKEHPRVRIQSVQSSDFAPSVTLTGDIQARVQTELSFRVGGKIIQRLVDVGDRVSAQQVLARLDPKDLQTNVDSAAASVFAEQARVKQASAAFVRQQKLLPKGYTSQSEYDSAQAALRSSQSALSAAQAQLANAREQLSYTELVAEAPGVITARQAEVGQVVQATMPIFSLARDGERDAVFNVYESLLMEPPGQETIHISLLDNPKVATTGKVREVTPVVSAQSGTVQVKVLLDALPAGMDLGSVVSATARANGKASVVLPWSALTKNLREPAVWLVGEDGKTVLHNVKVGRYLTGKVIISEGLKGGEKVVVAGGQLLHPGMRVEIAASGDDQGAQP; encoded by the coding sequence ATGACCGGTCTCAATTCGAAGTGGATGGTGGGGCTGGGTCTGCTGGCTCTGCTCGGCGGCTGCGGGGCGGAAAAACCGACCGAGAAGGAGCACCCGCGGGTGCGGATCCAGTCGGTGCAGAGCAGTGATTTTGCGCCTTCGGTGACCCTCACCGGCGACATCCAGGCCCGGGTGCAGACCGAGTTGTCGTTCCGCGTGGGCGGCAAGATCATCCAGCGTCTGGTGGATGTCGGCGACCGGGTTTCCGCCCAGCAGGTACTGGCCCGGCTCGATCCCAAGGACTTGCAGACCAATGTCGACTCAGCCGCTGCCTCGGTGTTCGCCGAGCAGGCCCGGGTCAAGCAGGCCAGCGCGGCGTTTGTCCGCCAGCAGAAGCTCTTGCCCAAGGGCTACACCAGTCAGAGCGAATACGACTCGGCCCAGGCCGCCCTGCGCAGCAGCCAGAGCGCCCTGAGCGCGGCCCAGGCGCAACTGGCCAACGCCCGCGAGCAGTTGAGCTACACCGAGCTGGTGGCCGAGGCGCCGGGAGTGATCACCGCGCGCCAGGCCGAGGTCGGTCAGGTGGTGCAGGCCACCATGCCGATCTTCAGCCTGGCCCGGGACGGCGAGCGCGACGCGGTGTTCAACGTCTACGAGTCGCTGCTGATGGAGCCGCCGGGCCAGGAAACCATCCACATCAGTCTGCTGGACAACCCCAAGGTGGCCACCACCGGCAAGGTCCGCGAAGTGACACCGGTGGTCTCGGCCCAGAGCGGCACGGTGCAGGTCAAGGTGCTGCTCGATGCACTGCCGGCGGGCATGGACCTGGGCTCGGTGGTCAGCGCCACCGCCCGGGCCAACGGCAAGGCCAGCGTGGTGCTGCCCTGGTCGGCGTTGACCAAGAACCTCCGCGAGCCGGCGGTGTGGCTGGTGGGCGAGGACGGCAAGACCGTGCTGCATAACGTCAAGGTCGGGCGTTACCTGACCGGCAAGGTGATCATCAGCGAGGGCCTCAAGGGCGGCGAGAAAGTGGTGGTGGCGGGGGGGCAATTGTTGCACCCGGGGATGAGGGTGGAGATTGCCGCCAGCGGCGACGATCAGGGAGCGCAACCATGA
- a CDS encoding AAA family ATPase → MLKTLAVANYRSINNLVMPLGRLNLITGANGSGKSNLYRALRLLAETAQGGVVNALAKEGGLESTFWAGPEQISRRMSQGEVPVQGGPRKAARRLQLGFAGEDFGYAISLGLPDSSGHFMLPGHSLPIASRFTLDPWIKRESIWGGPLYRSASALVDRQGPMVRARAGRQWEVLAQHTSSGDSLFDRVGNLSSSPEVLHLREQIRGWRFYDHLRTDSQAPARRPQLGTRTPVLHHDGRDLAAALQTIIEVGDQQALHESISDAFPDSRLQIDAVPGGLFSVQLHQEGLLRPLSAAELSDGTLRYLLLVAALLTPRPPSLMVLNEPETSLHPDLLPALARLIIRASEQCQVWVVSHARRLIAALQEAPECNCIVLEKQLGQTGIVGQRLLDEPAWHWPD, encoded by the coding sequence ATGCTCAAGACCCTGGCGGTGGCCAATTACCGTTCCATCAACAACCTGGTGATGCCCCTCGGCCGGCTGAACCTGATCACCGGCGCCAATGGCAGCGGCAAGTCCAACCTGTACCGCGCCCTGCGCCTGCTGGCGGAAACCGCTCAGGGCGGGGTGGTCAATGCCCTGGCCAAGGAAGGCGGGTTGGAGTCGACCTTCTGGGCCGGGCCGGAGCAGATCAGCCGACGCATGAGCCAGGGCGAGGTGCCGGTCCAGGGCGGGCCGCGCAAGGCCGCCAGACGCCTGCAGCTGGGCTTTGCCGGTGAGGACTTCGGGTACGCGATCAGCCTGGGGCTGCCGGATTCCAGCGGTCATTTCATGTTGCCCGGGCACAGCCTGCCGATTGCCTCGCGCTTCACTCTCGACCCGTGGATCAAGCGTGAGAGCATCTGGGGCGGGCCCCTGTATCGCTCGGCCAGTGCCCTGGTGGACCGCCAGGGCCCGATGGTACGAGCCCGCGCGGGGCGTCAATGGGAGGTGCTGGCGCAGCATACGAGCAGCGGCGACAGCCTGTTCGACCGGGTGGGCAACCTGAGCTCATCGCCCGAGGTCCTGCATCTGCGCGAGCAGATTCGTGGCTGGCGTTTCTATGACCACTTGCGCACCGACAGCCAGGCTCCCGCGCGCCGACCACAGCTGGGCACCCGCACCCCGGTGCTGCACCACGATGGCCGGGACCTGGCCGCCGCGTTGCAGACCATTATCGAGGTGGGCGATCAGCAGGCATTGCACGAGAGCATCAGCGACGCCTTCCCGGATTCGCGGCTGCAGATCGATGCCGTTCCGGGGGGCTTGTTCAGCGTGCAGCTGCACCAGGAAGGCTTGTTGCGACCGCTGTCGGCGGCGGAACTGTCGGACGGCACCTTGCGCTACCTGTTGCTGGTAGCGGCCTTGCTGACCCCGCGTCCGCCGAGCCTGATGGTGCTCAACGAACCGGAAACCAGCCTGCACCCGGACCTGTTGCCGGCCCTGGCGCGCCTGATCATCAGGGCTTCAGAGCAGTGCCAGGTGTGGGTGGTGTCCCACGCCCGGCGCCTGATCGCGGCCTTGCAGGAAGCCCCCGAATGCAACTGCATCGTGCTGGAAAAACAGCTGGGCCAGACCGGCATCGTCGGCCAGCGCCTGCTGGACGAACCGGCGTGGCACTGGCCTGACTGA
- a CDS encoding transporter substrate-binding domain-containing protein: MKTAKSSLLLLPLFGLALLAGCDKAAEAPKPAATAASAAPAPGYLDKIKARDKLIVGVFTDKPPFGFVDETGRYVGFDTDIGRQFAKDLLGDENKVEFVAVEPASRIPFLQSDKVDLILANMTVTPERKQAVEFTNPNLKVAVQALVPEGSPVKSLDDLASRTTIVTTGTTADIWLTQNHPDWKLLKFEKNTESLQALANGRGDAYAQDNLILFSWSKQNPGYRVLPQTLGEQAPIAPAVKKGNIELRDWVNAELAKLGEEKYLLKLYDQYVRKELSDDTPPESVIVEGGKWQG, translated from the coding sequence ATGAAAACTGCCAAGTCTTCGTTGTTGTTACTGCCGCTGTTCGGTCTGGCCCTGCTGGCCGGCTGCGATAAAGCGGCCGAGGCGCCCAAGCCCGCGGCCACCGCTGCCAGCGCCGCGCCGGCGCCCGGCTATCTGGACAAGATCAAGGCCCGGGACAAGCTGATCGTCGGCGTGTTCACCGACAAGCCGCCGTTCGGTTTCGTCGATGAAACCGGGCGCTACGTGGGCTTCGATACCGACATCGGCCGCCAGTTCGCCAAGGACCTGCTGGGGGACGAGAACAAGGTGGAGTTCGTCGCCGTGGAACCGGCCAGCCGCATTCCCTTCCTGCAAAGCGACAAGGTCGACCTGATCCTGGCCAACATGACCGTGACCCCGGAGCGCAAGCAGGCGGTGGAATTCACCAACCCCAACCTCAAGGTGGCGGTGCAGGCCCTGGTGCCCGAAGGCAGCCCGGTGAAGAGCCTGGATGACCTGGCAAGCCGCACCACCATCGTTACCACCGGCACCACCGCGGACATCTGGCTGACCCAGAACCACCCGGACTGGAAGCTGCTCAAGTTCGAGAAGAACACTGAGTCCCTGCAAGCCCTGGCCAATGGCCGTGGCGACGCCTATGCCCAGGACAACCTGATCCTGTTCAGCTGGTCCAAGCAGAACCCGGGCTACCGTGTATTGCCGCAGACCCTGGGCGAACAGGCGCCGATTGCCCCGGCGGTGAAGAAGGGCAATATCGAACTGCGGGATTGGGTGAATGCCGAACTGGCCAAGCTCGGCGAAGAAAAATACCTGCTCAAGCTGTATGACCAGTACGTGCGCAAGGAACTGAGCGACGACACCCCGCCTGAGAGCGTGATCGTCGAAGGCGGCAAGTGGCAGGGCTGA